Sequence from the Streptomyces sp. NBC_00358 genome:
AGCCCTCGGACACCACTCCGGCCTCCACGGTGCTGATCGCGGAGATCATCGGCGGTGTGCTGGAGGAGCTGGACCTGCCCCGGGGCATTTTCAACGTCGTCTGCGGCGACCGCGAGACCGGCCGGCTGATGGTGGAGCACCCGACCCCGGCGATGGCCTCCATCACGGGTTCGGTGCGCGCGGGCATCCAGGTCGCGCAGAGCGCGGCCAAGGACGTCAAGCGGGTCCACCTGGAGCTCGGCGGCAAGGCTCCGGCCGTGGTCTTCGAGGACGCCGACCTGGCGAAGGCGGTCGAGGACCTGGTGGTCGGCGGCTTCTTCAACGCCGGCCAGGACTGCACGGCCGCGACCCGCGTCCTGGTCCACGAGTCGGTCCACGACGAGTTCGTCGCCGCCCTCGCCAAGGCCGCGGCCGGGACGAAGACCGGGCAGCCGGACGACGAGGACGTTCTCTACGGCCCGCTGAACAACGCCAACCAGCTCGCCCAGGTCAGCGGCTTCATCGAGCGGCTGCCCGGACACGCGAAGGTCGAGGCGGGCGGTCACCGGGTCGGCGACAAGGGATACTTCTACGCCCCGACCGTCGTCTCGGGCCTGAAGCAGGACGACGAGATCGTCCAGAACGAGGTCTTCGGCCCGGTCATGACCGTCCAGTCGTTCACGGACGAGGCCCAGGCCGTCGCGTTCGCCAACGGCATCGACTACGCGCTGGCCTCCTCGGTGTGGACCAAGGACCACGCGCGGGCGATGCGGATGTCGAAGAACCTCGACTTCGGCTGCGTGTGGATCAACACGCACATGGCACTCGTCGCCGAGATGCCGCACGGCGGGTTCAAGCGGTCCGGCTACGGCAAGGACCTCTCCGCGTACGGCTTCGAGGACTACACCCGGATCAAGCACGTCATGACGTCGCTCTGACCGGATGTTCCGACGGCGGAGGGGTGAACGCGGCGAAGCCCCGCGTTCACCCCTCCGTCATGTGCGACGACCGTCAGCCGTGCGAGACGTTCAGACCGTAGAAGGCGACTCGCGCCCCCTTCGTGGTGCTGTCGGAGGACGACTGGTTGTACGAGCCGGCCTTGAAGTACTGCTTGTAGGGGAAGAACGACGACGGTATCGAGTAGTGGGTGGTGCTGCCGTTGACGGTCAGGTCGACGGTGTTGCCGCCGGAGACGGCGATCGTGTAGGTCCAGGTCTTGCCGACCGCCACATGCCCCACCGTGTGGGTCGTCTGTCCGCCGGACGGCGAGTTCTCGGTGCCGAGGACGATGTCGCCGCTGGAGCGGTAGTACAGCTCCACCAGCGGTTTGGTGGACGATCCGCCGGAGCCGAGGTGGATCTGGCCGACACACACGTTGGACGTCACCGACACCACCCGCAGTGTCGCGCTCAGCCGGTGACTGCCGCTCAGCGACCAGTCCGCCGCGCTGCCGCTGCGGTTCATCTCCCGCAGCTCGGAGCGGGCGTAGGACGAGTTCGGCGTCGTGACGCCCTTCTCCGGTGCCCAGAAGGTCATCGCGCCGTCGCGGGTGTCGGTGTAGAAGTACGCGTCCTGGTAGCCGTTCGCCCCCTGCAGACGGGCTGAGGAGATGGTGGTGGGCGAACCCGGGGAGCCCACGGGCTCCTGAAGCTGCCAGACGGACAGGTCGAAGTTTCCGCCGGGCGCGACGTTCGGGTCGGCGGCGCCGGCACTGGAGGTGCCCAGGACGGTCACCGCGGCGACGAAGCCCGCGACGGTGATCGCCGTCAGAAGCCTGGATCGGGTCATGTTGACGTCCTTCGCTGATCGTGGGGGAAGAGAAGGTCGGCAGACTGCGCCGGGCGTCCCGGAGGCGGAGGGCACCTCCGAGAGGATGGCGATGTTCACATGGGTGAACAATAGGTTCACCTGTGAACGAGTGCGTGCCGTGACCGTAAAGGTCTGAACCATCGCCGTCAAGGGGTCGCGCGAGGACCCGGGCGTCGCGGCCCGCTCGGCCTGAAGGCCCGTCAGCGTCCGCGCCGGGTAGCCTGAAAGGCGTGTATACGACGCGG
This genomic interval carries:
- a CDS encoding gamma-aminobutyraldehyde dehydrogenase, producing the protein MSSTFRNYIDGAFADAADGRTLDVVDPTTGDVYATSPLSGAADVDAAMAAAAAAFPVWRDATPSVRQRALLKIADAMEARAEELVAAESRDTGKPLHLTLSEELGPAIDQVRFFAGAARMLEGRSAGEYMEGMTSIVRREPVGVCAQVALWNYPLLMAVWKFAPALAAGNAVVLKPSDTTPASTVLIAEIIGGVLEELDLPRGIFNVVCGDRETGRLMVEHPTPAMASITGSVRAGIQVAQSAAKDVKRVHLELGGKAPAVVFEDADLAKAVEDLVVGGFFNAGQDCTAATRVLVHESVHDEFVAALAKAAAGTKTGQPDDEDVLYGPLNNANQLAQVSGFIERLPGHAKVEAGGHRVGDKGYFYAPTVVSGLKQDDEIVQNEVFGPVMTVQSFTDEAQAVAFANGIDYALASSVWTKDHARAMRMSKNLDFGCVWINTHMALVAEMPHGGFKRSGYGKDLSAYGFEDYTRIKHVMTSL
- a CDS encoding polysaccharide lyase family 7 protein, producing MTRSRLLTAITVAGFVAAVTVLGTSSAGAADPNVAPGGNFDLSVWQLQEPVGSPGSPTTISSARLQGANGYQDAYFYTDTRDGAMTFWAPEKGVTTPNSSYARSELREMNRSGSAADWSLSGSHRLSATLRVVSVTSNVCVGQIHLGSGGSSTKPLVELYYRSSGDIVLGTENSPSGGQTTHTVGHVAVGKTWTYTIAVSGGNTVDLTVNGSTTHYSIPSSFFPYKQYFKAGSYNQSSSDSTTKGARVAFYGLNVSHG